Proteins from one Coregonus clupeaformis isolate EN_2021a chromosome 25, ASM2061545v1, whole genome shotgun sequence genomic window:
- the LOC121539089 gene encoding uncharacterized protein LOC121539089, with translation MSRAKLRKWQTPTQLPPTPLRPLTQDGLVRPPEPPHSPLLLGDSLAAHSLGQGPQGSSLEVKDPSPPVPEHQGSILELPLPLVGSCPAQGYRHSTQLGLEPRDSTQLGLQPRDSTHPDLEPRDNTQLGLQPRDSTQLGLEPRDNTQLGLEPRDNTHPGLEPRDNTHPGLEPRDNTQLGLEPRDNTHPGLEPRDNTHPDLEPRDNTHPDLEPRDNTHTDLEHLDSSLGSSLLVEPPASSLEPPCSTRLDPSKLAPEHPQDPTPTWLTQEPSLVGGCMGLEVQELPSLLQEAPTLGSLVGPSLQSPLDHGVLEAVEAVEASLPSPATQGPRDHTGDKQLQEACCPDIIYHIHHIFESTELVRFSVG, from the exons ATGTCCCGGGCCAAGCTAAGAAAGTGGCAAACCCCAACCCAGCTGCCCCCAACGCCCCTCCGCCCACTAACCCAGGATGGCCTGGTGCGGCCCCCGGAGCCCCCACACAGCCCTCTGCTCCTGGGGGATTCCCTGGCGGCCCACAGTCTGGGCCAGGGGCCCCAGGGCAGTTCCCTGGAAGTCAAGGACCCTTCTCCTCCGGTCCCGGAGCACCAGGGCAGTATCCTGGAGCTCCCTCTGCCCCTGGTGGGTTCCTGCCCGGCCCAGGGGTACCGGCACAGTACCCAGCTGGGCCTGGAGCCCCGGGACAGTACCCAGCTGGGCCTGCAGCCCCGGGACAGTACCCACCCGGACCTGGAGCCCCGGGACAACACCCAGCTGGGCCTGCAGCCCCGGGACAGTACCCAGCTGGGCCTGGAGCCCCGGGACAACACCCAGCTGGGCCTGGAGCCCCGGGACAATACCCACCCGGGCCTGGAGCCCCGGGACAATACCCACCCGGGCCTGGAGCCCCGGGACAACACCCAGCTGGGCCTGGAGCCCCGGGACAATACCCACCCGGGCCTGGAGCCCCGGGACAATACCCACCCGGACCTGGAGCCCCGGGACAATACCCACCCGGACCTGGAGCCCCGGGACAATACCCACACGGACCTGGAGCACCTGGACAGTTCCCTGGGCAGTTCCCTCCTGGTGGAGCCCCCGGCCAGTTCCCTGGAGCCCCCATGCAGTACCCGTCTGGACCCTTCCAAACTAGCCCCGGAGCACCCCCAGGACCCTACCCCAACGTGGCTTACCCAGGAGCCCAGCCTGGTGGGGGGATGTATGGGCCTGGAGGTCCAGGAGCTGCCTTCCCTCCTGCAGGAGGCACCTACTCTGGGTTCGCTGGTGGGGCCTTCCCTCCAATCCCCCCTGGATCATGGGGTCCTGGAGGCGGTGGAGGCGGTGGAGGCTTCCCTCCCCAGCCCGGCCACCCAGGGCCCACGGGACCATACGGGGGACAAGCAGCTCCAGGAGGCATGCTG CCCAGACATAATATACCATATCCACCACATTTTTGAAAGCACTGAACTCGTCAGATTTTCAGTCGGATGA